The Gemmatimonadota bacterium sequence ATACGATCCGGTGGAGGTCTTCGTCCGCCACTTCCTTCTGCCGGTCCGCCACGTTCAGAAAGCGCACGTGCACCTTTTCGAACTCTTCCTTCTGGGTCTCGTCGTAGGTGTAGCCCAGTAGCTCGAGCCGGTGCCGCAGGGCGTGCCGTCCGGACCGAGCCGTCAGCACGATGTCGCTCTTCTCGATGCCCACGTCCGACGGGCTCATGATCTCGTAGTTCTCACGGTGCTTCAGGAAGCCGTCCTGGTGAATGCCCGATGAATGGGCGAAGGCGTTGCTGCCCACGATGGCCTTGTTGCGCTGTACGGGCATGTGCATCAGGTCCCGCACCAGCAGGCTCGTGGAGTAGATCTGCGTGGTCTCGATGTCGGTGCGCGCGTCGTAGAAATCCCCGCGCATCTTGACCGCCATGACGATCTCTTCCAGGGAAGCGTTGCCCGCCCGCTCGCCCACGCCGTTCACCGTGCATTCGACCTGGGTCGCGCCGGCCTTGATGGCCGCCAGGGAATTGGCCGTCGCCATGCCCAGGTCGTTGTGGCAGTGCACGCTGACCTTGGCCTTTTCGATGTTCGGCACGGTCGCGATGAGCCGCGAGATCAGATTGCCCCACTGTTCCGGCACGGCGTATCCCACCGTATCGGGGATATTCACCACGGTGGCGCCGGCGTCGATGACGGCCTCGACGGTCTCGCACAGGTAGTCGAAATCGCTCCGGGAGGCGTCCTCGGTCGAATACTCGATGTCCTCGCAGAGTTCCTTCGCGAAGAGGACGGCCTGCACGCCCATGTCCATGATCTGC is a genomic window containing:
- a CDS encoding 2-isopropylmalate synthase, coding for MRKVDIFDTTLRDGEQVPGASLNRDEKIQVAHQLAELGVDVIEAGFAASSPGDFAAVKNIAEQVEGPVITALARAVESDIVAVAEAVKPAKRPRIHIVLGTSDTHLKHKFRKSRQQIMDMGVQAVLFAKELCEDIEYSTEDASRSDFDYLCETVEAVIDAGATVVNIPDTVGYAVPEQWGNLISRLIATVPNIEKAKVSVHCHNDLGMATANSLAAIKAGATQVECTVNGVGERAGNASLEEIVMAVKMRGDFYDARTDIETTQIYSTSLLVRDLMHMPVQRNKAIVGSNAFAHSSGIHQDGFLKHRENYEIMSPSDVGIEKSDIVLTARSGRHALRHRLELLGYTYDETQKEEFEKVHVRFLNVADRQKEVADEDLHRIVSDSPVEVPEQYLLEDFRVTSSHSGQADASVRLHVSGETIEEAGVGDNQILAALNAVDRITKLPTYVKDIQTSSNGREGAHHVQVSVGFHDQSFNSHASDTDVVKASIQAYLHSLNQLVARHGGLIVE